A part of Podarcis muralis chromosome 13, rPodMur119.hap1.1, whole genome shotgun sequence genomic DNA contains:
- the LOC144325336 gene encoding olfactory receptor 2B6-like: MWIQNETSVNEFILLGFTSHPTLQRILLTLCLVIYLITLFGNSLIIFLIWVDSRLHTGMYFFIANLSFLDIFGTQVTYPQMLFHMASRTNNISFNRCMAQLLLTLFCGMAECFILALMAYDRYVAICQPLRYPTIMRMQVCIPMAGACWLVGFFNAAALTVITLSFPFCGPNEINHFFCEEPAVLQLVCMDTYIVKVLIFTLSVLVLMLPFTFIVISYIYIARVVFSIKSARGRQRAFSTCATHLTVVTMFYTTIGFTYLQPRSEQAADQEKTASVFYAFFSPMVNPVIYSLRNKDVKGALFKLMGKVS; this comes from the coding sequence ATGTGGATTCAGAATGAGACCTCCGTGAATGAATTCATTCTTCTTGGCTTCACCAGTCATCCAACATTGCAACGTATCCTATTGACACTGTGCCTAGTCATATATCTCATCACTTTATTTGGCAACAGCCTCATCATCTTCTTGATCTGGGTTGACTCCCGCCTCCATACAGGAATGTACTTTTTCATTGCTAACCTTTCTTTCTTAGATATATTCGGCACACAGGTCACTTACCCCCAGATGCTATTCCATATGGCTTCCAGAACCAATAATATCTCTTTCAACAGATGCATGGCCCAGCTCCTCCTGACTCTGTTCTGTGGAATGGCTGAGTGCTTCATCTTGGCTCTCATGGCATATGATCGCTATGTGGCCATATGTCAACCACTGCGGTACCCAACCATCATGAGGATGCAAGTGTGTATCCCGATGGCAGGAGCCTGTTGGCTAGTAGGCTTCTTCAATGCTGCAGCACTGACAGTTATCACCCTAAGTTTCCCCTTCTGTGGACCCAACGAAATCAACCATTTCTTTTGTGAGGAGCCTGCTGTGTTGCAGCTGGTTTGCATGGACACCTACATAGTAAAAGTCCTCATATTTACCCTGAGTGTCCTTGTGCTCATGTTGCCTTTCACTTTTATAGTGATCTCCTACATCTACATTGCCAGGGTGGTGTTCAGCATAAAGTCAGCAAGGGGACGGCAACGAGCATTTTCCACTTGTGCTACTCACCTCACTGTTGTCACAATGTTCTACACCACCATCGGCTTCACTTACTTGCAGCCCCGGTCTGAACAAGCTGCAGACCAGGAGAAGACAGCTTCTGTTTTCTATGCTTTTTTCTCCCCAATGGTGAACCCTGTCATTTACAGCCTGAGGAACAAGGATGTTAAAGGAGCCTTGTTCAAATTGATGGGGAAAGTAAGCTGA